ATCATAATTTTCTGTACCTACCCTTAACTAGTTTAGTTGACAATTAGATAATAAAAGACCGACAAATTAATTAACCAACGGAcaatttatattcatatttgaatataatcttttttattataccTCTTTCTACCGTAATAGTAACGATAAAAAATGATCTTTTTTTGTGTGTTAAGGGTGTGAATTTTAACAagcatatatttaattttttttaaacttattgaattattaatattctaacaaattttcttttaaatttaatcgtcgttttattacataatttataagaattttaattacaaaaatatttataaattaattttttccatttgttagtttattatattatatatatatatatatatatatatatatatatttgttaattctTCGACTATCAAAATCGACATTCAAAATCTGATAAACCAACTAAACCAATCTTATAATCGTCAACAAAcggataaaaaatttaaaaaaccaaCACTAATTGTTGGAATGaattttttgagaaataaaCCGACTAAATCAAACCTCTTCCCCACCCTAATTCATACCatataaattgttaatataaaGGATTTTTAATAGAAATCAAACTTCTCTAATATATGTCAATTGaggtaattaataattttattttaaacatgttccatttatattattatttcattttattaatttgaaaaatgtcCCCTCCAcaatatttaaagttaaaattgaatccATTAGTCAATTAAATCTATAACATTTTAAGCATCTACTTTGACAATTTGAGTTATCCTAATGGGTTAACTATGCAAATTAACAACCCAAAACAAGCCAgacaatcaaataaaaagatCTAGATCTTTCGTATATGCTATATCATATTTAGCTTGCTTGAACAATTTTCTTTGCCAAGTACTTACCCAAGAAATCAAATCCATGGAAATAGAGAGCTTCAATCTCTGCTCTTTGACCCCTCTCAACCATCATTTCAACTTCTTCTCTATACTTCTCCTACAATTAGTTAACTAACTTCTCATCAATAACCTGTTTATATTAAGCCCGACAAACTAAAATTTGGCCTTCAATTTTAAACCTGTAAAATCCCCAAGGACAACAAGCTTTTCGCTATTTGAAGGTCCCGTGGTTTGAGAGGAATGAAAGATTGTTCCGGTATGAGTTCCAAATCATCTCTTCGAATTCCTAGCCATTTAACATTGCAAGCTGCCATAAAGATAGTTAGTCCAATTTTATTCAACTTTAAACATCAAAAGAACTAAAGAAAGCACCATATTTATATGCCTCCAGTCCCATTCCAATGCTTCCATATTTGAATGTACATAAAACTGCCAGTCCTGCTGGATTCCTTGAATGTcaacatacaaatataaatgtatGGAATTTATGTGACAACGAACTCAGTATTATATAATGTCCTACCAGTCAACCAGGCCAAGAATAGGCAACTCTGGATAAGCACGGCTCAAACGGTGCAGGAAGaataaaaactataaatttaCACAAACTTATAAAACGGTAGAAAATACAGTAAATAatgacataaaatatatttagttaaatttggTCAACAATACTTTTACTCGGAGTAGCCCATTCTATAGATTTTAATAGAATAATTATCTAAATAACTCAATGTTTGTACATCCACAAATACcaagttaaaaagaaaatacaCAAGTCATAATAAATCAACCATATCTTCACTTTCGCTCAAGCCCTTCTAAAATCATTTCCATAAAGAAGGAGTGAACACAGCCCAATTGATAAAAGaatttaatgaagaaaaaatgaaCCTATGTGCCCCCAAACGATATCAAATTATGCAAATTTACATTCATATAAAggaaaaaatcaaatcatttaccattaacttatttcattttgaaGCAAATTAATCTCATTTTTGCTCATTAACTTATCACTTCTGTCTCATTTTTGCCTGTAATATTTTGTCTTGAATCGCACTGTTATTTTATGTCCTTTAATCATCAATGTGTTAGTGCAAGTTGAATAAAGTATTATTCAATGATCAAATTGCATATAGAAGAACTAACAGCATACAAATTCGGCTAATTTGAActcaaatgaaatatataatatttctctTTAATCAGCATAAGGTAAAATCAACTCATGGGATATTATTACTATTACCTTGTAGCAATGTCTGGGTATCTGATTAAAAATACAGTCTTCAACTAGCCTCTGGAATATGGCGTGCTAAGGAATCCATTGAACTGTGGGggattactatatatatataacaattaaacCATTTTGAGTACATAAATGAAATATGGAATCAATATGTTTGTTTACTTACCTTCTCCACCACAATGATGTATCGAGCATCGGTTTTTGCAACCAATTTCTCTAACAAAGCCAAGTCTCCTGTAATAGCATAACCTGAttgatagagattaatcccatggtatattgtatatatcttgttaccttgtttagattcctagattagtgggttaccttgtttagaagtaagggtggtaagggtggttttaagttagttttaccaataccgcgaatcgggatttcctgtccactcccaacaatgatatttttaacacaatttaaattagaataaggcgagagactacctgagttgggtgtcatgtgtgaagttgctcccgaatccatgtaccaagtatcgtcaggcggagtaagggataaagtgtgcatcgcctgattgatatcggttgcaacgtaactttggggctgctgctggctcgtctcagccatgtaggcctgctgtggccgagaaccgagtacgcctgctcctgctgtccgagtgtgttgctgctgatagccagaaccgcgccaggaggcgccttgttgctgttgaccagatgcgtgccagaattgctgctgctggtggtatgtgcggctggtgttgcgaccgcgtcctctgccgcgctggctgcgtcctcggccctggccggcctgttcctgcgcgctagaggtgccctgctgctgctgctggccggtagcacgggctgattggctagagttgtttccgcggccttggctacgatcgtccgaggcaataaaagaggtgtttgtgtggacgaattcatccttccttgtttcaacaaggagcaaatcagatctagcatcgtagaaagatgggagaggcttcttttgacctattatggtggcgattgtttcgtagttttcattcaaacccccaagtagacgcaacaccagtcgattttcagaaacggggcaatcaacattagcaagttgatccgcaatcatcttcaattcagtgcaataagcactcatgtttgggaaatcattgagacgaatttgagaaaacctattttcaagatacatagcgcgagaacctgtgttatcttgaaatatattcgctaaacgttcccaagcctgagcagccgtcataccaggtttttggatcgtgtttagtagatccttggatattgttccaaatatccattgcttgacaagggcgtcaaggcgtttccacagaagagagtcggtctcggaagatgttgaaggtgtttcggaggcgttgggagtttttggtttgagatgttcgtaaacattgtgaatcaagcagtggttttcgagaaggtctgcccaagagagatattcctcgctacccatctctagggtgataggaattatggagcggagattgttaacagagaaagcagagtggtattgagaaacagacatggtggtgggcgtctgactttgattggaggaggagtctgaattagtaggtgggacagacattagaagtttgtgcgtgaggcagcaaggtgggaggaagagaaaaaaaaaaaaattcgattgatgatcttgagaggatctttactctgataccatgatagagattaatcccatggttattattgataaacaatgttacaatatatactagtcaaaagactcttaataaggtaaaccactaatctaggaatctaaacaaggtaacccactaatctaggaatctaaacaaggtaacaagatatatacaatatactaatactGATGATCCACATGCAGCACATTCCACAACCTCTTGATTTAGCTCCTAGTTGCAGAAAGATAGTAAAACATTCAGTTGAACAATTATGAGTATCTAAGTTCGTAGTAAGGGAATGAATATATAACCTAGaactcaaacaaaataacgGAAGAGAAAGATCTGAGATTGCAGAAGTCGGAGAACTCAATATCTTCAGGAAATTGTGTACGGCCACTTCAATCCTTTCCCTAACCTGAATAGAAATCATACATTTCCATCATTACAGAAACCATATCCGTATGAATGCATATATATATCATCTTATCTTTACAGAAAGCATATCCGTACGAATGCATATATATCATTGGTTATCTCGGCAGGAGGAAGTATATCGGCATAACTAAGTTGCTCATCATAGAAGAACGtgagggaagaagaagaagaagaagtagagagatcttccattttttttgttagatagaaatgaagaaaatttgatttatttacatccaaataatttattcttacaacatatatttttgttgtcacaattaaaattttatcactattaaaaaacttattttaaatttacaatattttttttcaataatcgTGCTTCAATTATTTGGTACCATTTGTGTATAATCTTAGATGTTTCCATGTTGAgtaaaattatcataataatatagcacataactaaaaattaaatcgagaaaactaaacaatataaacaaaatattgaaaaatttaaccaaaatataaaacCACTCTGTCCAAAACAAATCCCTCATAAGAAATAGATGAACATTTTTGTAACTCAGTCTCATGGTTCAAAATGGAGACAAAAAACCCTACACGACGAATCACTAGTTTGTATGAACTCTTCGACTTAACAAGTTGATCTATCAAGGAAAATTAAGTCTGAGGAGTAGATggaagtttaattaaaaaaatattaattattcgTAAAGGTTAAAATTGTTCAACCAAACTTCGATCTGATTTCCATTTTTCCATTGAGAGGGTGAAAGATTTGAGAGtatgatttaattaaagaattttcACAATGAATATGACAAGAATGAATTTGACATTTCATTACTTGCTTTAGGCTCTTGACCTTTCAGTACTTGTTTTAAGTTTTGTCGTTTTCATTACCTAATTATAGAAGTGCTCGTGACAAAAATCTTTTTCGAGatttattaaacaattttccttacaaaaataaattcaatgttttattattacACATTTTatctacaaaaataataaaaaaaattacccaCTCGTATTATTCAATCAAAGTTAAAAAGTTTTGGATTGTGGTTAAATTCAAAtccattaatattaattgttcatATACCTCAATTTAATATGTTTGGTTACTATCATTATTTAAGTCTTTtcatgaatttataaaattataatattaaaagacaaaattatgaaatttactTTGTCAATTTTAAAACATGCTCTtgaagtttattaatatttataattcggatatttaattttttttatatatttatttcaaatatttaatttggtcttttaacttaatttaagtgaatttttatatttaatttttatataatttatttatatgtttaattttttgtttttatcctatatatttttactaatattttttacgtatcataaatttataataacgaataatattgataaaaaaactaaaaaatgata
This is a stretch of genomic DNA from Impatiens glandulifera chromosome 4, dImpGla2.1, whole genome shotgun sequence. It encodes these proteins:
- the LOC124934978 gene encoding meiotic recombination protein SPO11-2-like, whose amino-acid sequence is MVSVMMEMYDFYSGYAITGDLALLEKLVAKTDARYIIVVEKHAIFQRLVEDCIFNQIPRHCYKVIFLFFLHRLSRAYPELPILGLVDWNPAGLAVLCTFKYGSIGMGLEAYKYACNVKWLGIRRDDLELIPEQSFIPLKPRDLQIAKSLLSLGILQEKYREEVEMMVERGQRAEIEALYFHGFDFLGKYLAKKIVQAS